A window of Ruminococcus champanellensis 18P13 = JCM 17042 contains these coding sequences:
- a CDS encoding site-specific integrase, which produces MPVYKNSDNGTWYVLARYLDWKGERKQKCKRGFSTRKEALEWERTFQQQNASDMDMTFEAFYELYRNDMRPRLKENSWMTKEHIVETKIMPYFGKRSLSEISNKDIMAWQNELLAYRDEKHKPYSQTYLKTVHNQLSAILNHAVRHYGLHCNPASKVGNMGTEERKEMKFWTKEEYKKFSDEMMDKPVSFYAFEVLYWCGIREGELLALTPSDFDFDKGTLRINKSYQRLHGEDVITTPKTKKSNRTIKMPDFLCEEMQDYLGMLYDVDKNDRIFNISKHYLGREMERGSKAAGVKRIRIHDLRHSHISLLIDMGFSAVAIADRVGHESIEITYRYAHLFPSKQEEMAKKLGYERKEIEDVR; this is translated from the coding sequence ATGCCGGTTTATAAGAATAGCGATAACGGCACCTGGTATGTGCTCGCCAGATACCTTGACTGGAAAGGCGAACGTAAGCAGAAATGCAAACGGGGCTTTTCCACAAGGAAAGAAGCACTCGAATGGGAACGAACTTTCCAGCAGCAGAACGCTTCCGATATGGACATGACATTCGAGGCGTTCTATGAACTGTATAGGAACGATATGAGACCGAGATTAAAGGAAAACTCGTGGATGACCAAAGAGCATATCGTAGAAACCAAGATTATGCCTTATTTCGGAAAGCGCAGTCTCAGCGAAATCAGCAACAAGGATATTATGGCGTGGCAAAATGAGCTGCTTGCCTACCGCGATGAAAAACACAAGCCGTATTCCCAGACCTACTTGAAAACGGTACACAACCAACTCAGCGCCATACTGAATCACGCAGTCAGGCACTACGGTCTGCACTGTAATCCTGCTTCAAAGGTCGGGAATATGGGTACGGAAGAACGCAAGGAAATGAAGTTCTGGACTAAGGAGGAATACAAGAAATTCTCCGATGAAATGATGGACAAGCCCGTTTCCTTCTATGCTTTCGAGGTGCTCTATTGGTGTGGCATACGTGAGGGCGAGCTGCTGGCGCTTACGCCGTCTGATTTCGACTTCGATAAGGGTACGCTGCGGATAAATAAATCCTATCAGCGCTTGCACGGTGAAGACGTCATTACTACCCCGAAAACGAAGAAAAGCAACCGCACAATCAAGATGCCGGATTTTCTCTGTGAAGAAATGCAGGATTATCTCGGTATGCTGTACGACGTCGATAAAAATGACCGTATCTTCAATATCTCAAAGCACTATCTCGGCAGAGAAATGGAACGGGGCTCAAAGGCAGCCGGAGTAAAACGTATCAGAATCCACGATCTCCGTCACAGTCACATATCGCTTCTGATTGATATGGGCTTCTCAGCAGTGGCAATTGCAGACCGTGTAGGTCACGAAAGCATTGAAATCACTTACCGATATGCGCATCTTTTCCCGTCAAAGCAGGAAGAAATGGCAAAGAAATTAGGATATGAAAGGAAGGAAATAGAAGATGTCCGCTAA
- a CDS encoding helicase RepA family protein, producing the protein MNDEKEMTALNTSVGADDGQSLNAIPNNSITNEDADFNSFEQIQRKMMRMLDPRYLHTVSMTELYDTVYRSRPPLIDGLLYPGTYLFVGAPKLGKSFLMAQLAYHISMGTPLWNYPVRKGTVLYLALEDDYSRLQKRLYQMFGTESTENLYFSVSASQLGSGLDEQLQNFVREHPDTELIIIDTLQKVREVGGDSYSYANDYDIIARLKQFADNSGVCLMLVHHTRKQKSDDPYDMISGTNGLLGAADGAFLLQKEKRTANAATLDVSGRDQQDQRLYLNRNPEKLIWELERTEADLWKLPSEPLLDLVAKQLSNNTPGWQGTPTELVSLLGVDMKPNALTMKLNINASRLLNEYGIRYESSRCHDGRRITFHREQPTA; encoded by the coding sequence ATGAATGATGAAAAAGAAATGACCGCCCTGAACACATCTGTTGGCGCAGATGACGGACAGTCACTCAATGCAATACCTAATAATAGTATAACCAATGAAGACGCAGATTTCAATAGTTTTGAGCAAATTCAGCGAAAAATGATGCGTATGCTTGATCCGAGATACCTTCACACCGTATCTATGACCGAGCTTTACGACACCGTTTACCGAAGCAGGCCGCCGCTTATCGACGGTTTGCTCTATCCCGGCACGTATCTGTTTGTCGGTGCTCCCAAGCTCGGCAAGAGCTTCCTGATGGCGCAGCTTGCTTATCATATCAGCATGGGAACGCCGCTTTGGAACTATCCCGTCCGAAAAGGCACGGTGCTGTATCTTGCCCTTGAGGATGATTACAGCCGACTGCAAAAACGACTGTATCAGATGTTCGGGACAGAGAGTACGGAAAACCTGTACTTCTCTGTTTCGGCAAGTCAGCTTGGCAGCGGACTGGACGAGCAGTTGCAGAACTTTGTCCGGGAGCATCCCGATACGGAGCTTATCATCATCGACACGCTTCAAAAGGTGCGTGAGGTCGGCGGTGACAGTTACAGCTACGCCAACGATTACGACATCATTGCCCGGCTGAAACAGTTTGCCGACAACAGCGGTGTGTGTCTGATGCTGGTACACCACACCCGAAAGCAGAAGTCAGACGATCCCTATGATATGATCTCCGGCACCAACGGTCTGCTCGGTGCAGCGGACGGTGCTTTCCTGCTCCAAAAGGAAAAGCGCACGGCGAACGCTGCAACGCTTGATGTGTCCGGCAGAGATCAGCAGGATCAGCGGCTCTATCTCAACCGCAATCCCGAAAAGCTGATATGGGAGCTGGAACGGACGGAGGCAGATCTTTGGAAGCTGCCGTCTGAACCTCTCCTTGATCTGGTAGCAAAACAGCTTTCGAACAACACTCCCGGCTGGCAGGGTACACCGACGGAGCTGGTGTCTCTGCTTGGTGTGGATATGAAGCCGAATGCCCTGACGATGAAGCTGAATATCAACGCCAGCCGACTGCTGAATGAATATGGCATCCGCTATGAAAGCAGTCGGTGTCACGATGGGCGGCGAATCACGTTCCACCGGGAGCAGCCGACAGCGTGA
- a CDS encoding helix-turn-helix domain-containing protein — MAIGERIRFIRNLKGMTQKWLGIAVGFPEKTADIRMAQYESGSRTPKAVLTGALANVLDVSPLALSVPDIDSELGLMHTFFALEDLYGLKIDKVNDELCIRLDSHRGNSNAFLFDFFAAWQKQAELFKNGEISKEEYDRWRYNYPKFDAGSGYVKVPSQELSDVLADAFKDRLKED, encoded by the coding sequence ATGGCAATCGGTGAAAGAATTCGTTTCATTCGCAATTTGAAAGGTATGACACAGAAGTGGCTCGGCATCGCCGTCGGTTTCCCCGAAAAGACCGCTGACATTCGTATGGCGCAGTATGAATCCGGCTCAAGAACACCAAAAGCCGTTCTGACCGGAGCACTTGCCAACGTGCTTGATGTATCTCCGTTGGCTTTGTCTGTGCCGGATATTGATTCGGAGCTCGGTCTAATGCACACTTTCTTTGCGTTGGAAGATCTTTACGGCTTGAAAATTGATAAAGTCAATGATGAGCTCTGCATCCGTCTTGACTCTCATAGAGGGAACAGCAATGCCTTCCTGTTTGATTTCTTTGCAGCTTGGCAGAAGCAGGCAGAGCTTTTCAAGAACGGTGAAATTTCCAAAGAGGAATATGATCGCTGGCGTTATAACTACCCGAAGTTCGATGCCGGCAGCGGATATGTTAAGGTGCCTTCTCAGGAACTCAGTGATGTACTGGCAGATGCCTTCAAAGACCGCCTGAAAGAAGATTAA
- a CDS encoding DUF3320 domain-containing protein: MDANISINGQVAGTINFAMQQNYIPVIRRLVFTNQGQEELDGLRVRISFEPEFAHVFEAQLPKLSPGTPVELSPVRLVMHGDYLFSLTERMEGNIRIRVMQGETCLHEECISIALLAYDQWPGLLQVPEIIAAFVTPNHPRVGELTAKAGKWLQKWLGEPSFTGYQSRNPNIVKTQAAAIYAALQAENIAYHMPPASYETMGQRVRLPHAVLEQKCGTCLDLAVLYAACLEAVGLNGLLVFVKGHAFAGVWLEEETFAECVEDDISALTKRMASGIDQLYLVECTDWIAGRSVDFDHAGKHAAEHLEDPVAFQCAIDMSRCRGSGIRPIPTRISQDGTFASVDYGTRTESDITAAPKQIDLALHNAASQEQTVTRKTIWERKLLDLSLRNSLLNFRPTASSIQLMTADLSKLEDEVSRGEDFKIMPAPNDFTLTLSDSRIFEIENERDLITTIAESEFKNKRLRTFMDTADLERILKKLHRQSKVSLEENGANTLYLALGFLRWFETDQSERPRYAPLVLVPVDLVRKIQDRSYSIRIRDEETQMNVTLLEMLRQDFGIRINGLNPLPEDESGVNLPLVYQTVRQGVMSKKHWDIEEVAFLGQFSFSQFIMWNDIRSRSADLEQSKVVSSLVSGSLVWEPEQLSMTPAQLDAQVSPCDMAVPTSADSSQLAAIYDASRGQSFVLHGPPGTGKSQTITNMIANALYNGRSVLFVAEKMAALSVVQKRLAAIGLDPFCLELHSNKAQKKAVLNQLAHTLEVGRIKAPEDYDREAARLHNLRQELNGVMEELYRKRPVGMSVYDALLMQEDCSVELPMDPDFVEAADPEQYTAWTDAVRKTAVAGQALGGYRNSPLQHCRMREYTPELRQQFLENAGTLAAQARESGRIYTALGEGLPLDAAGSRYMLQLLKTVLERSRGLETLVFDAELEQTRGQTEALLENGVAYTALSREIAAEYEPSVQSFDSDAAMLRWNQTQQKWFLPRLIGSNKQVKTLAAYAKQPDQITKETIVEQYRRLSECRQRREQLSAAPAALTSRFGSLWLGEQTDFAALQQAWTDSMALRECLAQAGAYREPACRLTEQMFRDAQFRSRIAAQLPAAENARREMEETLSRMPVDRAVLDAAENWFVTLEQQAIGWVGDIDNLKSRVLLENSLDALEQMGLQQTVDAYTAGQVTEEQLLSGFRQGVCRAVISAAFRSAPALSGFQGEQFEDTVNRYRETAERFQELTVQELAARLSAKIPATSAGAGSSELSLLQKAIRSGGRMMPIRKLFDSIPNLLRRICPCMLMSPISVAQYIDPAFPKFDLVIFDEASQMPTCEAVGAIARGENVVVVGDPRQLPPTSFFASNQVDEEHFEQEDLESVLDDCLALAMPQRHLLWHYRSRHESLIAFSNARFYENKLFTFPSPDDLVSRVQWHHVEGFYDKGGTKQNRAEAEAIVAEILRRLSDEQLRRESIGVVTFSVVQQVLIDDLLAEAFRKQPQLETYAEQMYEPILVKNLENVQGDERDVILFSIGYGPDKDGKVSMNFGPVNRDGGWRRLNVAVSRARRQMQVYSVIAPEQIDLSRTRSDGVAALRGFLEFAARGTRALPVHAEHVEPDNPFARQIAVALEGRGFQTRCGIGCSAYKVDVGVIDPDRPDGYLLGILCENEQIFTATTARDRNLLQPSVLRGLGWQLYRVHILDWYENRQRTLEQLLHAIEDAKTQAKQEPVQAAPAPEHIPSFEREQTLTAVDRCIPYSSYVPELLGTPEQFYLPESKRAIMQVIRKTVETEAPVSRRAVLRHVLNAFGISRSGSRVEAVFDQAVQDCGISGTDTGDACWFWSREQNPEAYRICRIPKEGTGKRPMEEICPQELCAGMLLILEDQVSMLRSDLLRETAKLFGYTRTGGVIEHAVSDAMDYALTRQLLDCQEDRFTIHNA; this comes from the coding sequence ATGGATGCAAACATCAGCATCAACGGACAGGTTGCAGGAACGATCAACTTTGCCATGCAGCAAAATTATATTCCGGTGATTCGCAGGCTGGTTTTCACCAACCAGGGGCAGGAGGAACTGGACGGTCTCCGGGTGCGGATCAGCTTTGAGCCGGAATTTGCCCATGTGTTTGAAGCCCAGCTGCCGAAGCTGTCTCCGGGAACACCGGTGGAGCTGTCCCCGGTGCGGCTGGTGATGCATGGGGACTATCTGTTTTCACTGACGGAGCGGATGGAGGGCAATATCCGGATCCGGGTGATGCAGGGGGAGACATGTCTGCATGAGGAATGCATTTCCATTGCTCTGCTTGCCTATGACCAGTGGCCGGGCTTGCTGCAAGTGCCGGAGATCATTGCAGCCTTTGTGACACCCAATCATCCCAGAGTAGGAGAATTGACTGCAAAGGCAGGGAAATGGCTGCAAAAGTGGCTGGGGGAGCCCTCCTTTACCGGCTACCAAAGCCGGAATCCCAACATCGTCAAAACGCAGGCGGCAGCTATCTATGCTGCATTGCAGGCGGAGAACATTGCGTATCATATGCCCCCGGCAAGCTATGAAACCATGGGACAGCGGGTGCGGTTGCCCCATGCGGTGCTGGAGCAGAAATGCGGCACCTGTCTGGATCTGGCGGTGCTGTATGCAGCATGTCTGGAGGCTGTAGGACTGAATGGACTGTTGGTGTTCGTCAAGGGGCATGCCTTTGCCGGGGTGTGGCTGGAGGAGGAGACCTTTGCGGAGTGTGTGGAGGATGACATCTCTGCGCTGACCAAGCGCATGGCATCCGGCATTGACCAGCTGTACCTGGTGGAGTGTACGGATTGGATTGCAGGCAGATCCGTGGACTTTGATCATGCAGGCAAGCATGCGGCAGAGCATCTGGAGGATCCGGTGGCGTTCCAGTGTGCCATTGACATGAGCCGGTGCCGGGGCAGCGGCATCCGCCCCATTCCCACCCGGATCAGTCAGGACGGTACCTTTGCCTCTGTGGATTACGGCACCCGGACGGAATCGGACATAACCGCTGCTCCCAAGCAGATCGACCTGGCACTGCACAATGCTGCCTCCCAGGAGCAGACCGTAACCCGAAAGACCATCTGGGAGCGGAAACTGCTGGATCTGAGCCTGCGAAACAGTCTTTTGAACTTCCGTCCCACCGCCTCCAGCATTCAGCTGATGACGGCAGATCTCAGCAAGCTGGAGGACGAGGTGTCCCGGGGCGAGGACTTCAAAATCATGCCTGCCCCCAATGATTTTACCCTGACCCTGTCTGACAGCCGGATCTTCGAGATCGAAAACGAACGGGATCTGATCACCACCATTGCGGAGTCTGAATTCAAAAACAAGCGGCTGCGCACTTTTATGGATACTGCCGACCTGGAACGGATCCTCAAAAAGCTGCACCGGCAGTCTAAGGTGAGTCTGGAGGAAAACGGCGCCAATACCCTGTACCTGGCTCTTGGGTTTCTGCGGTGGTTTGAAACGGATCAAAGCGAGCGTCCCAGGTATGCGCCACTGGTGCTGGTACCGGTGGATCTGGTTCGGAAGATTCAGGATCGCTCCTACTCCATCCGGATCCGGGATGAGGAAACCCAGATGAACGTGACGCTGCTGGAAATGCTGCGGCAGGATTTCGGCATCCGGATCAATGGGCTTAACCCTTTGCCGGAGGATGAAAGCGGCGTGAATTTGCCTTTGGTGTATCAGACCGTCCGGCAGGGCGTCATGTCTAAAAAACACTGGGATATTGAAGAAGTGGCATTTTTGGGACAGTTCTCCTTCAGCCAGTTTATTATGTGGAACGATATTCGCAGTCGGTCAGCGGATCTGGAACAAAGCAAGGTGGTATCCAGTCTGGTTTCCGGCAGTCTTGTCTGGGAACCGGAGCAGCTGTCCATGACGCCTGCCCAGTTGGATGCGCAGGTGTCCCCCTGTGACATGGCGGTGCCCACCAGTGCGGATTCCTCCCAGCTGGCGGCGATCTATGACGCATCCCGGGGGCAGAGCTTTGTGTTGCACGGCCCGCCCGGAACGGGCAAGTCCCAGACCATCACCAATATGATCGCCAACGCTCTGTACAACGGCAGATCTGTGCTGTTCGTGGCGGAGAAAATGGCAGCACTGTCCGTGGTGCAGAAGCGACTGGCAGCCATTGGGCTGGATCCCTTCTGCCTGGAGCTTCACTCCAACAAGGCGCAGAAAAAGGCGGTGCTCAATCAGCTGGCGCATACCCTGGAGGTGGGGCGTATCAAGGCACCGGAGGATTACGACCGGGAGGCTGCTCGGCTGCACAACCTGCGGCAGGAGCTGAATGGCGTGATGGAGGAGCTGTACCGGAAGCGTCCGGTGGGCATGTCCGTATACGATGCCCTGCTCATGCAGGAGGATTGTTCAGTGGAGCTCCCAATGGATCCCGACTTTGTAGAAGCTGCGGATCCGGAACAGTACACCGCCTGGACGGATGCCGTGCGCAAAACCGCCGTTGCAGGCCAGGCATTGGGGGGATACCGGAACAGTCCCTTGCAGCACTGCCGGATGCGGGAGTATACCCCGGAACTACGGCAGCAGTTTCTGGAGAATGCAGGCACTCTTGCAGCACAGGCACGGGAGAGCGGTCGGATCTATACAGCACTGGGGGAGGGCTTGCCTCTGGATGCAGCCGGCAGCCGTTATATGCTGCAGTTGCTGAAAACCGTTCTGGAGCGAAGCCGTGGACTGGAGACGCTGGTGTTTGATGCGGAGCTGGAGCAAACCCGTGGTCAGACAGAAGCCCTGTTGGAAAATGGTGTTGCATACACTGCCTTGAGTCGGGAGATCGCAGCGGAGTATGAACCCAGTGTGCAGAGCTTTGACAGCGATGCCGCAATGCTCCGGTGGAACCAGACCCAGCAAAAATGGTTCCTGCCCCGGCTCATCGGCTCCAACAAACAGGTCAAGACTCTGGCGGCATATGCCAAACAGCCCGACCAGATCACCAAGGAAACCATTGTGGAGCAGTACCGCCGGTTGTCCGAATGCAGGCAGCGCCGGGAACAGCTGTCCGCCGCTCCGGCAGCGCTGACCAGTCGGTTCGGAAGCCTGTGGCTGGGAGAACAGACGGATTTTGCTGCCTTGCAGCAGGCATGGACGGATTCAATGGCTCTGCGGGAATGCCTGGCGCAGGCAGGCGCATACCGGGAACCGGCATGTCGCCTGACAGAGCAGATGTTCCGGGATGCACAGTTCAGAAGCCGGATTGCAGCACAGCTGCCGGCAGCAGAGAATGCCCGGCGTGAGATGGAGGAAACCCTGTCCCGGATGCCTGTGGATCGGGCTGTGCTGGATGCAGCCGAGAACTGGTTTGTGACCCTGGAACAGCAGGCAATCGGCTGGGTTGGGGATATTGACAATCTGAAATCCCGGGTACTGCTGGAAAACAGTCTGGATGCACTGGAGCAGATGGGTTTGCAGCAGACAGTGGATGCTTATACAGCCGGACAGGTCACGGAGGAACAGCTTTTGTCCGGGTTCCGGCAGGGGGTATGCAGGGCGGTGATCTCTGCTGCCTTCCGCAGTGCTCCGGCTTTGTCCGGCTTCCAGGGGGAGCAGTTTGAGGACACAGTGAATCGGTATCGGGAGACGGCGGAACGGTTCCAGGAGCTGACGGTTCAGGAACTGGCGGCACGGCTGTCTGCAAAGATTCCTGCCACCTCTGCGGGTGCAGGCTCCTCCGAGCTTTCCCTGCTGCAAAAGGCGATTCGCAGCGGCGGCAGGATGATGCCCATCCGGAAGCTGTTTGACAGCATTCCCAATCTGTTGCGCCGGATCTGTCCCTGTATGCTGATGAGTCCCATTTCCGTGGCGCAGTATATTGATCCGGCGTTCCCGAAATTCGATCTGGTCATTTTCGATGAAGCGTCCCAGATGCCTACCTGTGAGGCGGTGGGTGCTATTGCCCGGGGTGAAAATGTAGTGGTGGTGGGAGATCCCAGACAGCTACCTCCTACCAGCTTCTTTGCCTCCAACCAGGTGGACGAGGAACACTTCGAGCAGGAGGATCTGGAAAGCGTGCTGGATGACTGTCTGGCACTGGCTATGCCCCAGCGGCACTTGCTGTGGCATTACCGCTCCCGTCACGAGAGCCTGATCGCATTCAGCAACGCCCGATTTTATGAAAACAAGCTGTTTACCTTCCCCTCCCCGGATGACCTGGTGTCCCGGGTACAGTGGCATCATGTGGAGGGCTTCTATGACAAGGGCGGTACCAAGCAGAACCGGGCAGAGGCGGAAGCCATTGTGGCGGAGATCCTGCGGCGGCTGTCGGATGAACAGCTGCGCCGGGAGAGCATTGGCGTAGTGACCTTCAGCGTGGTGCAGCAGGTGCTGATTGATGATCTGCTGGCGGAGGCATTCCGGAAGCAGCCCCAGCTGGAAACCTATGCGGAACAGATGTACGAGCCGATCCTGGTGAAGAATCTGGAGAATGTACAGGGGGATGAGCGGGACGTGATCCTGTTTTCCATCGGCTATGGTCCCGACAAGGACGGAAAGGTGTCCATGAATTTCGGCCCGGTGAACCGGGATGGAGGCTGGCGGCGGCTGAACGTGGCGGTATCCCGTGCCCGTCGGCAGATGCAGGTGTACTCGGTCATTGCGCCGGAGCAGATTGACCTGTCCCGTACCCGTTCCGACGGCGTCGCTGCTTTGCGGGGCTTTCTGGAGTTTGCAGCCAGGGGCACCCGGGCATTGCCGGTGCATGCGGAGCATGTGGAACCGGACAATCCCTTTGCCCGGCAGATTGCCGTTGCCTTGGAGGGGCGTGGATTCCAGACCCGTTGCGGCATTGGCTGCTCTGCCTATAAGGTGGATGTGGGTGTCATCGATCCGGACAGACCGGACGGCTACCTGTTGGGGATCCTCTGCGAAAATGAGCAGATCTTCACCGCTACCACCGCCCGGGATCGGAATTTGCTTCAGCCTTCTGTGCTGCGTGGACTTGGGTGGCAGCTGTACCGGGTGCATATTCTGGACTGGTATGAAAACCGGCAGCGTACTCTGGAACAGCTCCTGCATGCCATTGAGGACGCAAAGACCCAGGCAAAGCAGGAACCGGTGCAGGCAGCTCCTGCGCCGGAGCATATCCCAAGCTTTGAACGGGAACAGACCCTGACGGCGGTGGATCGCTGCATCCCATACAGTTCGTATGTGCCGGAGCTTCTGGGCACACCGGAGCAATTTTATCTGCCAGAGAGCAAGAGAGCCATCATGCAGGTGATCCGGAAAACTGTGGAAACAGAGGCACCAGTGAGTCGCCGGGCAGTGCTGCGGCATGTGCTGAATGCTTTTGGTATTTCCCGCAGCGGCAGCCGGGTAGAGGCGGTTTTTGACCAGGCAGTGCAGGACTGTGGCATTTCCGGCACCGATACCGGGGATGCATGCTGGTTCTGGAGCCGGGAGCAGAATCCGGAAGCCTACCGGATCTGCCGGATCCCAAAGGAGGGAACCGGCAAGCGACCTATGGAGGAGATCTGTCCCCAGGAGCTGTGCGCCGGCATGCTGCTGATTCTGGAGGATCAGGTCAGCATGCTCCGGTCAGATCTGCTGCGGGAAACCGCCAAGCTGTTTGGTTATACCCGTACAGGCGGTGTCATTGAGCATGCAGTCAGCGATGCCATGGATTATGCCCTGACCCGACAGCTGCTGGATTGCCAGGAGGATCGGTTCACCATACACAACGCATAA
- a CDS encoding plasmid recombination protein encodes MVGKGSVNHNSRKFKAENVDGSRTHLNIDYCNEPIKKIYHELFDEALKRYNDKQTRADRRIENYYEKIRNSKQEKPFHELILQIGDKENMSAESENGQLARQILDEYYRGFQERNPNLKVFSVHLHMDEATPHLHIDFVPFTTGSKRGLDTRVSLKQALATQGFKGGTRGDTEWNQWVQAEKEQLAAVMERYGIEWEHKGTHEKHLSVLDYKKQEREKEIEVLEDKLAEKKDEFRVMSDRIENFDNGERALQNLDESIMNEPEYQLPEPSAMMSARTYKTKFVEPLISRLKSLISTLFARYFKAIDRYNRLNITNGNLYRENEKLTRANKKLSYENENLRADNKDYKLLRKVFGSKQIDGLLERARSEKQSKQRGERFRKNNNYER; translated from the coding sequence ATGGTTGGCAAAGGCTCGGTCAATCATAACAGCCGCAAGTTCAAGGCGGAAAATGTTGACGGTAGCAGAACGCATTTGAACATTGATTACTGTAACGAGCCGATAAAGAAAATCTATCATGAATTGTTTGACGAAGCACTCAAAAGATACAACGATAAACAGACGAGAGCCGACCGCAGAATAGAAAACTATTATGAAAAAATCAGAAATTCAAAGCAGGAAAAGCCGTTCCACGAACTGATATTGCAGATTGGTGATAAAGAAAATATGAGCGCCGAAAGCGAAAACGGACAGCTTGCGAGACAAATTTTAGATGAGTATTACCGTGGATTTCAAGAGCGAAATCCCAACCTAAAAGTGTTCTCTGTTCATTTGCATATGGATGAGGCAACACCCCATTTGCACATTGATTTTGTTCCGTTCACAACCGGCAGCAAGCGTGGACTTGATACAAGAGTAAGCCTGAAACAAGCGTTAGCTACACAAGGTTTTAAGGGCGGAACTCGTGGAGATACCGAGTGGAATCAATGGGTACAAGCCGAAAAAGAACAGCTTGCAGCCGTGATGGAGCGTTACGGAATTGAATGGGAACACAAAGGTACGCATGAAAAACACCTATCTGTTCTTGACTATAAAAAGCAGGAAAGAGAGAAAGAAATTGAAGTTTTAGAGGACAAGCTCGCCGAGAAAAAAGACGAGTTCCGTGTTATGTCAGACCGTATAGAAAATTTTGATAACGGTGAAAGAGCGCTGCAGAACCTTGATGAAAGTATAATGAACGAACCCGAATATCAGTTGCCTGAACCGTCTGCAATGATGTCGGCAAGAACTTATAAAACAAAATTTGTTGAGCCGCTTATATCTCGGTTAAAGTCGCTGATAAGCACCTTGTTTGCACGCTATTTCAAAGCAATAGACAGGTATAACCGACTGAATATTACGAACGGCAACTTATACCGTGAAAATGAAAAGCTGACAAGGGCAAACAAAAAGCTGTCCTACGAAAATGAAAATCTGCGTGCGGATAATAAGGATTATAAACTGCTCCGCAAAGTTTTCGGAAGTAAACAAATTGATGGTTTGCTCGAAAGAGCAAGGTCGGAAAAACAGTCTAAACAGCGTGGCGAACGCTTTAGAAAAAATAACAATTATGAAAGGTAG
- a CDS encoding plasmid mobilization protein yields the protein MSAKNVDNHNRFRNITVGFRVSPEENEAINAAVKLSGLPKQEYCYRRCLERDIVVQGNPRVYKALRDQLAAVLTELQRIENAGGVTDELRELIEQITVTLYGMKGEQNE from the coding sequence ATGTCCGCTAAAAATGTAGATAACCATAACCGTTTCAGAAATATTACCGTGGGTTTTCGGGTATCCCCTGAGGAAAACGAAGCAATCAATGCGGCGGTGAAGCTCTCCGGGCTTCCGAAGCAGGAATACTGCTACCGTCGCTGCCTTGAACGTGATATCGTGGTACAAGGCAATCCGAGAGTGTATAAAGCTCTCAGAGATCAGCTTGCCGCTGTGCTCACGGAATTACAGCGAATCGAGAACGCAGGCGGCGTAACCGATGAACTGCGGGAGCTGATCGAGCAGATCACCGTTACGCTATACGGAATGAAAGGAGAACAGAATGAATGA
- a CDS encoding SUKH-4 family immunity protein, producing the protein MYEEIQFPSEPILELVFCKPEDTYETVLAGQCYTVVGRDKDLPDRLIGVASDQRVYELDAAQKQVFYAAPDLAIFVRELMLWRSYGKQHPQPDNMTEAQLTAAAAGFREKLTELDRHAFDREDTFWSMVCEELEYGI; encoded by the coding sequence ATGTACGAGGAGATTCAATTTCCCTCTGAGCCTATTCTGGAGTTGGTATTCTGCAAGCCGGAGGATACTTATGAAACAGTCCTGGCGGGACAATGTTATACGGTGGTTGGCAGGGACAAGGATCTGCCGGATCGGTTGATCGGAGTCGCATCGGACCAGCGGGTTTATGAACTGGATGCTGCACAGAAGCAGGTGTTCTATGCGGCGCCGGATCTTGCCATCTTTGTTCGGGAGCTGATGCTCTGGCGGTCATACGGTAAGCAGCATCCCCAGCCGGACAATATGACGGAGGCGCAGCTGACTGCTGCGGCAGCCGGATTCCGGGAAAAGCTGACGGAGCTGGATCGGCATGCCTTTGATCGGGAGGACACCTTCTGGTCTATGGTTTGCGAGGAACTGGAGTATGGAATCTAA
- a CDS encoding TnpV protein has product MENRIYDEKNDLWYEKQGDYFIPCLSLPEEENKPVGIWGQRHLRYIRQHKRVFYANLLTSCKLNSYLADVDAQSENLFCRLVKQLAEKEGITETLKAEDQMLWVQRMNAVRETATEIVNNDLICV; this is encoded by the coding sequence ATGGAAAACAGAATTTACGATGAAAAGAACGATCTTTGGTATGAAAAGCAGGGCGATTATTTTATCCCCTGCCTGTCACTTCCCGAAGAAGAAAACAAGCCTGTCGGCATTTGGGGACAGCGGCATTTGCGGTATATCAGGCAGCATAAACGAGTATTTTACGCTAATCTTCTGACATCCTGCAAGTTAAACAGTTATCTTGCAGATGTTGACGCGCAGTCTGAAAATCTTTTTTGTCGACTGGTAAAACAACTTGCCGAAAAAGAAGGTATCACGGAAACGCTCAAAGCGGAAGATCAGATGCTTTGGGTACAGCGGATGAACGCAGTACGTGAAACGGCAACGGAGATCGTCAATAATGATCTTATTTGCGTATAA